A single genomic interval of Rhododendron vialii isolate Sample 1 chromosome 3a, ASM3025357v1 harbors:
- the LOC131318926 gene encoding protein MIZU-KUSSEI 1, whose amino-acid sequence MQQEQLHTLPRTTSSSRSTKRIIPSNYLSSLSSFNPDPPHETSKSSLIRKRTQTRPALSTILKSLLNLFSIPSLNIPAACRLLSLPATTPPLGRKVTGTLFGHRRGHVTFAVQIDPRSEPVLLIELAISTSNLVKEMSSGLVRIALESERERSLEPRGGRHARRLYSEPTWTMYCNGRKVGYASTRACGESDWHVLSTVRSVSVGAGVIPVVDSGRKEEGLGLGELLYMRARFERVVGSRDSEAFYMMNPDGNGGPELSVFLLRL is encoded by the coding sequence atgCAACAAGAACAACTCCACACCCTCCCCAGAACCACCAGCTCCAGCCGAAGCACCAAACGCATAATCCCCTCGAACTACCTCAGTTCCTTATCATCCTTCAACCCCGACCCGCCCCACGAAACCTCCAAAAGCTCCCTGATCCGAAAACGCACCCAAACCCGACCTGCACTCTCGACCATCCTCAAATCCCTCCTCAATCTCTTCTCCATCCCTTCCCTCAACATCCCTGCCGCGTGCCGCCTGCTCAGCCTCCCCGCCACCACCCCTCCCCTCGGCCGCAAAGTCACCGGCACCCTCTTCGGCCACCGCCGCGGCCACGTCACCTTCGCTGTCCAAATCGACCCGAGGTCCGAGCCCGTCTTGCTAATCGAGCTAGCCATTTCCACTTCCAACTTGGTGAAGGAGATGTCGTCCGGGCTGGTCCGGATCGCTCTGGAGTCCGAGAGGGAAAGGAGCTTGGAACCACGCGGCGGGAGGCACGCGAGGAGGCTGTACAGCGAGCCGACGTGGACGATGTACTGCAACGGGAGGAAGGTTGGGTACGCGAGCACGCGGGCTTGCGGGGAGTCGGACTGGCACGTGCTGAGCACCGTGCGCAGCGTGTCCGTCGGCGCCGGCGTGATTCCGGTGGTGGACAGCGGCCGGAAGGAGGAGGGTCTGGGATTGGGCGAGCTGTTGTACATGAGGGCGAGGTTCGAGCGAGTCGTGGGGAGCCGTGACTCGGAGGCGTTTTACATGATGAACCCGGATGGGAACGGTGGGCCCGAGCTCAGTGTATTTCTGCTCAGATTATGA